In Amphiura filiformis chromosome 2, Afil_fr2py, whole genome shotgun sequence, one DNA window encodes the following:
- the LOC140142291 gene encoding uncharacterized protein — protein sequence MHPTILHRERKPDNAADASMACGLTGAGASSLLSVVPVTVYSPDSGRQVNTYALLDSKSTAVFCTKSLQYRLSATGAKTRIRVQTINGTKCIDTNKIANLIVSDIGGENRIELPDTYIQDTIPVTKDDIITGKDALKAWPYLQEINIPEMKPNEKVELLIGNNVPKAMEPTRVIQAQDNGPFACKTQLGWEVHGLTTQTDKVSVHRIKVEENIQQQLIDLYNQDCTERSVDDTPQRSRDDRRFLDIVQTSINHTKGHYEMLLPLRDKQMIFPNNRVMAANRLEHLKRRFQKDAQFKAEYVKAMNETIENGYAEAVPNDDTHTDGRRWFIPHHGVRHPKKLKIRVVFDCAATFRGTSLNKQLLQGPDMTNSLVGVLLRFRQEQVAVMADVQGMFNQVKVSEECRDLLRFLWWPNGDTSKAMKEYRMTTHLFGAVSSPACSNYALRRTAIDNTCSKPVTETINRNFYVDDCLKSLTSDEEAITLVEDLTSVLSKGGFKLTKWVSNSSQVMKVIPEEERASGTKSLDLHEQGNTPPERALGVLWSPETDKFSFKIEVKDHNMTRRGILSTVSSLYDPLGLVAPAILPARLLLQDLCKLQLSWDDEIPQEYQRQWKDWISELPKLENFSIARCFKPTGFESPKTTQLHHFADASTVGYGAVSYLRMVNSSDEVHSQLLMSKSRVAPLKRVTIPRMELTAATVAVRMDNMLRKELELPIDQSVFWTDSTTVLGYISSEASRFQTFVANRVELIREATDPSQWHYVKSESNPADECSRGLKVQKFLDNTRWINGPEFLQEPEDKWPEMPRQRSIDIDDPEVKKLVISHATVIKDSAIDKLLTYYSSWYRLRRAVAWILRIKKHLRYKVRQKKSEHVSTTLQQSGEDHTDKDDDKYGSQVRGTKPLNAKDIQDAETAVVKYEQSKAFPEEIKILERQSLDPASENGKLDNSHVQRSSSIKKLCPFLLKGVLRVGGRLSKAALPENTRYPMILPKSSPVTELILREIHEMTGHSGRNYMLHILRKKFWIVNANSCTRKIVNKCVSCRKYSRKAEVQRMADLPKDRVTPDQPPFTNVGMDFFGPFYVRVGRSSVKRYGTIFTCLTTRAVHIEKAESMDTSACINAIRRFIARRGQVKSIRSDNGTNMVGAENELRQEIQKLNQALIHSTLLQKSINWIFNPPAASHHGGVWERMIRSIRKVLNSVLQEQVLTDDNLHTLFCEVEGILNSRPITRSSDDIDDLEALTPNHLLLLKDNLSGPQPLRRY from the coding sequence ATGCATCCTACAATTTTACATAGAGAAAGGAAGCCAGATAACGCTGCTGATGCCTCCATGGCGTGTGGCCTTACGGGGGCCGGCGCAAGCTCTTTGCTGTCGGTGGTGCCAGTCACAGTGTATTCTCCGGACTCCGGAAGACAAGTTAATACCTATGCACTGCTAGACAGCAAGAGTACAGCAGTATTCTGTACAAAGAGCCTCCAATACAGACTGTCCGCCACAGGAGCAAAGACAAGGATTCGTGTGCAGACCATTAATGGTACTAAGTGCATAGACACTAACAAGATAGCCAACTTGATTGTCTCAGACATTGgtggtgaaaatcgcatagaactACCTGACACATATATTCAGGATACCATACCTGTAACCAAAGATGACATCATAACAGGCAAAGATGCATTAAAGGCATGGCCATACTTACAAGAGATTAATATACCAGAGATGAAACCTAACGAGAAGGTAGAACTTTTGATAGGAAATAATGTCCCAAAGGCCATGGAACCAACAAGAGTAATTCAAGCCCAAGACAATGGGCCGTTTGCTTGTAAGACACAACTTGGGTGGGAAGTCCATGGTTTGACTACACAGACAGACAAAGTATCTGTGCACAGGATTAAGGTAGAGGAAAACATTCAGCAGCAACTGATAGACCTCTATAACCAAGACTGCACAGAGAGATCGGTAGATGACACCCCTCAACGATCACGTGATGATCGAAGATTTCTCGATATTGTACAAACGTCCATAAACCACACCAAGGGCCATTATGAGATGCTGCTACCTCTCCGGGACAAGCAAATGATCTTTCCCAACAACAGAGTCATGGCTGCCAATAGACTGGAACACCTGAAAAGGAGATTTCAGAAAGATGCGCAATTCAAAGCTGAATACGTCAAAGCCATGAATGAAACAATTGAGAATGGCTATGCAGAAGCAGTCCCAAATGACGACACACACACAGATGGTAGAAGGTGGTTTATCCCACATCATGGAGTTCGTCATCCAAAGAAACTCAAAATCAGAGTTGTGTTTGACTGCGCTGCAACATTCAGAGGAACCTCGCTAAATAAGCAACTGCTTCAAGGCCCAGACATGACAAACTCCCTTGTGGGTGTCCTATTGCGTTTTAGACAAGAGCAAGTAGCAGTGATGGCAGACGTGCAAGGGATGTTTAATCAAGTGAAGGTGTCGGAAGAATGCAGAGACCTCCTACGTTTTCTCTGGTGGCCCAACGGAGATACATCAAAGGCGATGAAAGAGTATCGTATGACTACGCACCTCTTTGGAGCGGTTTCATCACCAGCCTGCTCAAACTATGCCTTGAGAAGAACAGCTATAGACAACACTTGTTCTAAACCAGTGACAGAGACTATAAATAGAAACTTTTATGTTGATGATTGCTTAAAGTCTCTGACCTCAGATGAAGAAGCCATCACCTTAGTTGAGGATCTCACCTCAGTGCTGAGCAAAGGTGGTTTTAAGCTCACCAAGTGGGTGTCCAACAGCTCCCAAGTAATGAAAGTGATACCTGAAGAGGAGAGAGCAAGCGGAACGAAGTCCCTTGATCTTCATGAGCAAGGTAATACGCCTCCTGAGAGAGCTCTGGGAGTTCTTTGGTCACCTGAAACAGATAAGTTCAGCTTCAAAATAGAAGTGAAAGACCACAACATGACTAGAAGAGGGATACTATCAACAGTGAGTTCCCTATATGATCCACTCGGATTAGTGGCTCCCGCCATCTTGCCTGCACGGCTATTACTGCAAGACTTGTGCAAACTGCAACTTAGCTGGGATGATGAAATCCCTCAAGAATACCAAAGACAATGGAAGGACTGGATATCCGAGCTGCCAAAGTTAGAAAACTTTTCCATCGCCAGATGTTTCAAGCCTACAGGCTTTGAGAGTCCAAAGACAACGCAACTTCATCACTTTGCGGATGCCAGTACGGTCGGCTATGGAGCAGTATCGTACTTGCGTATGGTAAACAGTTCTGACGAAGTACACAGTCAGCTTCTCATGTCCAAGTCCAGAGTTGCACCACTCAAAAGGGTCACCATTCCTAGGATGGAGCTTACGGCAGCAACAGTTGCAGTAAGAATGGATAACATGCTGCGTAAAGAGCTGGAGCTTCCCATAGACCAGTCTGTGTTTTGGACAGACAGTACCACGGTACTTGGATACATTAGCAGTGAAGCTTCCAGATTCCAAACATTCGTGGCAAACCGGGTTGAGCTCATCAGAGAAGCAACAGATCCTTCCCAATGGCATTATGTTAAAAGTGAAAGCAATCCTGCTGACGAATGTTCACGTGGCTTGAAAGTACAGAAATTTCTCGATAACACTAGATGGATCAACGGGCCAGAGTTCCTGCAGGAGCCAGAAGACAAGTGGCCTGAAATGCCAAGACAAAGAAGCATTGACATAGATGATCCTGAAGTGAAGAAGCTAGTTATAAGCCATGCAACAGTGATAAAAGATTCAGCAATCGACAAACTGCTCACATACTACAGTTCATGGTATCGTCTAAGAAGAGCAGTGGCATGGATTCTACGAATCAAGAAACATCTTCGCTACAAAGTTAGACAGAAGAAATCAGAACATGTCAGTACAACACTGCAACAGAGTGGTGAAGACCACACAGACAAAGACGATGACAAATATGGAAGTCAAGTACGAGGCACCAAACCTTTGAATGCAAAGGACATACAAGATGCAGAAACAGCAGTGGTGAAATATGAACAATCCAAGGCTTTCCCAGAAGAGATCAAGATCCTGGAAAGACAGTCACTGGACCCTGCATCAGAAAATGGAAAGCTTGATAACTCACATGTGCAAAGATCAAGTTCTATCAAAAAGTTGTGCCCATTTCTTTTGAAAGGAGTGTTACGTGTTGGTGGACGATTGTCAAAGGCAGCCTTACCAGAGAACACAAGATACCCTATGATACTCCCAAAGTCATCACCCGTCACAGAGTTAATCCTGAGAGAAATACATGAAATGACAGGCCACAGTGGTCGTAACTACATGCTTCACATCCTGCGTAAGAAGTTCTGGATTGTAAATGCCAATAGCTGCACAAGAAAGATAGTAAACAAATGCGTATCCTGCAGAAAGTACAGCAGAAAAGCTGAAGTGCAACGCATGGCAGATCTACCCAAAGATCGTGTCACACCAGACCAGCCACCCTTCACAAATGTTGGAATGGACTTCTTCGGACCATTTTATGTGAGAGTAGGTAGATCATCTGTGAAACGATATGGAACCATATTCACATGTCTAACAACACGAGCCGTTCACATAGAGAAGGCTGAATCAATGGACACATCGGCATGCATCAATGCAATCAGGCGGTTTATCGCTCGACGAGGGCAGGTGAAGTCCATCAGGTCAGATAACGGCACAAATATGGTTGGTGCTGAAAACGAACTGCGACAAGAAATCCAGAAACTCAATCAAGCACTGATTCACAGTACTCTACTCCAGAAGAGCATAAATTGGATCTTCAACCCCCCTGCCGCATCACACCATGGTGGTGTATGGGAGAGGATGATTCGATCAATTAGAAAGGTACTGAACTCCGTCTTGCAAGAACAAGTTCTGACAGATGACAATTTACACACATTGTTTTGTGAGGTGGAAGGGATCTTAAACAGCAGACCCATTACAAGATCATCAGATGACATTGATGATTTAGAAGCTCTCACACCCAACCACTTATTGCTTCTGAAGGACAACCTATCTGGCCCCCAACCTCTCAGAAGATACTGA